TCATTTGCTTATTCAGTTGCAGTGTATCTGACCGATAATCATTTGTTTTGCAAGTTTTCATGGATTCTAACACCCGAAGATGGAGATTACCTACTATGGAGAAAGTTGGCAAATCTCAGGTTCGTTTCATTACCTATTATGATCTCTTCAAATTGTTTCATGTACTTATTCAATTGACAATATTCAGTTCACCGATATGTGTTTGTTGGTATATGACAGGAGCAAGTGTAGGCCttgcaaagatgtacaaagatgGAAAGAACTTGTAACCAAGATCATCTTATTGAAATAAGTTTATCCCTTCTCTTGTATAGCGCTGCAGGACCTTGATAGATAAATGCCAGAGTTGTGGTGAAATAACTTGACATTGTTTGTCCTGCAAAGCCGCAGAAGTAGCACAATCTAGAAGTATCTTATTCTCGTATCTGATTTTATTGCTGAGTAAGATCTTACCACACCTGTTCATTCTCTTCAAGTATGTGTTTTACATGATTTCTGCCAAAAGGTACAACTTACTACCATCAAGTTTTCATAGTGGAGATGTTATGGTCGTTAGGTTTGTTGTAATTGAAGGAGATAAATTCAGCTAACCTGACGAGCAAAACATTCTCCTCTCTAATTTTACTGGTGACTGAACTATTATAAGTATTAGTTTCCTTGTTATCATTCGCTACCTCCGGCTGATACACTTACATGCTACAATTCTCCTTTTGTTTTGCGAGGTTTCACTGATGCTAACACCTGAAGCTGGAGAATACCTACTGCAGAGAAAGTTGACAAGTTATTGTAATATCAGGTTTGTTTGCATTACCTATTGTAATACCTTCAAGTATGTGTTTCACATGATTCCTGCCAAAAGGTACAACTTACCACTGTAATTCCAGTTGGTGGGTAAACTCTTGACACATTAGAGTTTCTTGCATTACTTACTGAAAATTTGGTTGACTGATGGTACCATTATCTTTGTTCTTCGAGAATTCATTGATGCGAACACCTGAAGCGGATCAGTCCCACTGTGTGGGGGGTCAATCATGAAGATGGATAAACAAGCGAGACAGTGTTGGCCTTGCAAAGCTATACCAAGCGAGGGAAAGAACTTGTACCAAGCGAGCCATTCTTTTCTCTACTTCTATTAATTGGTGAGTGAAATCTTGCTATATCAGTGCATTGTTTGTTGTCATCTTAATttaacatatgaaaccatgtataTAAATTCCTAGTGACAATTCTGTCAAATATAAACTTTTTATGCTTAGGTTTCCATGTTCATATAAAAATAGTGAGAATGTATGCATTAGAAACTTGCTTATATTAGAAACCGCTGAAACAACACAACCTTGTCATCTTCTTATAACATAGGGAaccatgtatgtttttttttcctcaagCAGTTGTTTCACACTCACATAAACTTAGGTATCTGAGTGATTGGTGAGACAAATCTTGGTTCAATTGGTTGGTCTATAATGAGAATGTATGTATTGCAGAATGACAATGAACATGTAAATGAATTGCCGAAATTACTGAATGAATCTTTCTCTCCTATGAGAGTTGTGTctaatttgagtttttgtttcatttttgttgttttgtcAGGATACTGGAATCAATGGCAATAAATGATGCCATGAGCTGGTTAAGGCCACTCTTATGTCAAAGGACGACTTCTTTTTGCTGATCATGAACAACTTTTTTCAGCCAAGGTATAATGCAGAACAACACTTTTATATTTAGAAACTGTTGAAAAACACAACCCTCGTTATTTGATTATAACCATATAGggaaccatgtatttttttaGGCTTAAGCAGTCCTTTCAATGTAAGAATGATAATCATATATACTTGCGTATGTGAATGAATGAGGAGACAAACCTTGGTTCAATTGGTTGTTGtatggatttgtgaatgaatgaattgcTTGTGCTGCTAGAATGATAATGTATGTATTGTGGAATAAGAAATGAATTGCAATGCTGCTTCAGAAAGCAACTGTATTGCAGCTTCATAAATGGATTGCATTGCATTGTAGGTATCCAATTATGGGAGCTTATTTATAACAgtaaaaaacattttttttttttgaaaactatttttttttaccaaCGTTGAATCAACGTTATAAAATATGTTAGTAATTAGCACACCTGGAAAATTCATTACTGTTACAATCAATCTCAACGTCTAAAGCCGTTAGTCTATATGTTACAAACGATAGACACGTGGCAAACGACAAAAGTTACAGTCAGCTGTTACGAATCGAATCGTTACAACAAGATGTTATATCCAAAATGTTATATTCAATCATCAACGTTTGAAGCCATTACTTTACACGTTACAACCGAGTGACACATGTCGTACGGAAGCCCTTACACTGAGCTATCACGGTTGTGAATCGTTACAATAATTGTTAAATCCAATCTGTTACAATCAACTAAACAAGATTAAAATCGTTGATGTGGTTGTTACAAGGAAGGACATGTGGCATGTGGCAGTAAGTCAACTGTTACACACAAAGTCAACGTTACAGTATCTGTTACGTCGAACTGTTTACAGACTAACCATTACGATCTGCGCAATAACGGTTATCCGTTATAACAAAATGAAATCAGATTAATCTTGTGCTGACTAGATAACCGTTGGTGTATTTATTCCAACGAATGAAACCGTTATTAAATAAATTTTTATTGTAACGAAATGAACTGTTGAAAAAATATTGTAACAATATATAAATACTAATGTTTTTTCAACGTTATAAAATCCCTGATTTTGTGTAGtgccaagtactccagtgattctgaacgtgttcaaattagtaacattgttgttgaagatccgtagctataacaatacgcaaacatttgttctcaatttttatttatttatttatttatttatttattttaaccaaaaaccaaaaaatttattCAAAAAACAGAGGATCCAAATACAAgaccaacaaaaaagaaaaaaactaagaaaacaaaaaatgagtAATAAAAGTTACTCAAACCTATAATAAGGTTTGTCAGGGATTTCCATACTAGTAAGAGAGGCTGGTCTGCTCCTGTAACACACAGTTTGGCCTTTTTGTAGATGTACTCCCTTCTTAGCAAAGTGGTCTTCTGAAAAATTTATCTCCCTATACACATGCCTGTAAGAAATAGAATGGAGGCTAGTAATAATTCTTTGCCATCTTGCTACCAGAAACCAGGGAATTTTATGATGCATCAAAGATAGAGCAGAGGCTTTTGAATCAGTCTGCAATATCACTCTGAACTGCTGATTGTCAATAGCCCATTCCAAAGCTCTTATACTGGCAACTCAGAAATATAGTTTGTTATAATGCCTAATCCACCTGACTCTGCAAACTCAGCAATATAGTTTCTGACAATAAACCCATAGCCAGCAAACCCAGTGTTTCCTcttgaagcaccatcacaacacaaGAGAATTGCATTCTCAGTTGGAAGACAAAAAAATATTTCCACAATTTTAATTCTCTTCACTTTGATGTACTGAAGATGAAAAAAGTGCAGAATATGTATTTTAATATCAGTTCCCCACATAATCCCTTTCAACCTCCTTTCACAATCTTTCacggttttcataatttgtaTTGAATTTTAGTGAAATTaggtttatcttcatcataacagaTATTATTCCTTAAGAACCATAGTTCAACCATTAGAGTATAAGAGCAAATAGCCCATATCTCTTTTATCATAGGGCTAGAGGTTTTACTTAATTTCAAAACATCTTCAAAGGAAAGAGGATTGAGAAAATGAAAAATACCTCCTAGCCATCTCCAAAGAAGCTTACTGAAGTTAAAGTTCCATAATATATGATTCAAAGAATCAATATTATTTTTACAAATGTAGCATCTTGAAACCATATTGAACCCTTTCTTGATAAGGTTTTCATCAGTAGCACAAGCTCCTCTGGTAATCTtccaaatattggttgtggtAGAGGGGAGCGCTGCAtgattccatattttcttgtaccAGTGCAGCTTAGGCATGGGAGAACTGATTTTCTTCATTGCATCAACAACTGTGAATTGGCCAGAATGGATGTTACACCAGATTACAACATCTGCACCATCTCTAGGAACTGGGAGTTGATCAATATTAAAGAATTGTTGAAAATCTTCATGGATGGTCCACTGACCATTCACAATTAAGCTACTGACCTTCAAATTAGGATTTGAAGCAATAAAAGAATGGTTAGGAAACATTTTTCTAATAGGTGCATCATATATGAGCATTGAATATTTGAATAATCCATTTAATACAAGGCCAAACAGAGGATCTTCTATAATATGTTATCCAGTTACCATCCTTGTTTTTATATTTGGCCATAAAGAATTTGGCCTATTAATCCTCAGAGTGAAGCATTTTCCAAAATAATTTCATGAGTAGAGATTTATTCATATCTTCTAATCTCCTTACACCAAGACCACCTTCTTCAAAAGAAGTGCAACCTTTTTCCCATTTCAGAGTGATGCATTTTTTATCTTCAACATTCCCAGACCATAAGTAGTTTCTGATTATTCTTTCACAAGCATCCACTATCTTTTTATGCCACTTATATATGGACATATTATACACTGGTATGCTACAAAGAACTGACTTGACTAGAGTTAGTCTAGCTTGAAAACTTAAAAGTCTGCCACTCCAAGAAGACAGTCTATGCTGCATATATTCCACAAGGTGCCATAAATGAGAGGAATTGATTTTACCTTGTACTAGCATCACACCTAAGTATCTGTCAGGAAATTGAGAAATTTCCATGTGAAAGAAATCAACAATTTGTCTTTTCCTCACAGTAGAGGCACCATCTACAAAGCATCTACTTTTAGAAGTATTTATAATTTGACCTGTTGCAGCTTGATATTCCAACAGTAATTGCTTAAGATGCTTAAGATGAATAagactttttttcttttgagcTCCAACCGCTTTACTAGTACTAGTTTCATCAATGGTTTGGTTACTATAATTTTTCTTTGGAATTATAGTAATATTTTAAGAGATGGTCCCAAATTCTAACAGATTTGTAGTACTTACCTCCTTGATTTCTCCATCTTCAGAATTACATAAATCACTTTCATTGTCTTGTAATGCTTCAAATGGGTTACTTATAACTTTAATACCAGGGGAAGGATGAAGTATTATAGTAGCTTCCATCTCTGTATGTATTTTAATCACTTCACTTGTAGTATCATTTATGGGATGAACACCATGAACTGAACTAGAATTAGCAATAGTCTGAGTAACATTATTACCAATGCCTTCAGGAACTTGAATTGGCACAAAAGGAGTAGGAGTATTAACCTCAGGTGTtaaatttgaagatgaagaaatatgattCTGCCTCTGTATTTTAGTGATCTCCTTCTCAATTTTATTAGTGTCACTTTCCATGTTAGAGTGTTGTTTAACTCTACATTATGTAGGCAAATGTCCTACAATCTTACACTTAGAACAAAATTTTGGAAGCTTGGTAAGAATTACTCCTTGAGAGAAAGCACCATATTTAGTGATTATCCAAAGTTTATTTGGAATTGTCTTAGCCAAATCAATCTCAATTAAAACTTTAGCATAGTACCCACTTTGATATTGCAATGTAGCAGCATCAACTTTAATTGAAATACCAATTGCTCTGCTGATAGTAAATAGTGTCTTCTCATCCAGTATTCTAAGCTGAGTCCAGGAAATTAAACCCATATCATAGCTTTAGATGTCCTCTGATTTTCAGGTCTAAAATTTAGGATCCAATTCCTAATCTTAAGCACTTGATCTTGAACCTCCCATTTTCCAGAAGTAATATAATTGTTGTCTTTCATATTTGATAATTTGATTGTGAAAAAACCTTTGCTAGTGGGATCAGTTGATATTTACCCACTAATTTCCATTGATCCCGGAGAATAGTTACAACATCAGAAAATTTGAGACGAACAAAATCCATATGGCCAATTAATGAATATTTCCAAGATTCATATCTGCTTTCATTATTCTCAGCTAACAAATTTACTGAAGGATGAATTTCAGGGGTTTTAGACAAATCTACAATCGATGGATCCATTGTAGACCTAATGTTTTGTTCCCCAAGATTCAGATTTAGACAAAAAAACTAGATAGATGATGTATGTAATAGAAGAACATTGATTAAAACACCAATCATTTGAAAAATGGTAATGAAAGtcacctgaatt
This genomic stretch from Papaver somniferum cultivar HN1 chromosome 5, ASM357369v1, whole genome shotgun sequence harbors:
- the LOC113279232 gene encoding uncharacterized protein LOC113279232 is translated as MFPNHSFIASNPNLKVSSLIVNGQWTIHEDFQQFFNIDQLPVPRDGADVVIWCNIHSGQFTVVDAMKKISSPMPKLHWYKKIWNHAALPSTTTNIWKITRGACATDENLIKKGFNMVSRCYICKNNIDSLNHILWNFNFSKLLWRWLGGIFHFLNPLSFEDVLKLSKTSSPMIKEIWAICSYTLMVELWFLRNNICYDEDKPNFTKIQYKL